One window of Ralstonia pickettii DTP0602 genomic DNA carries:
- a CDS encoding competence protein TfoX (K07343: tfoX; DNA transformation protein and related proteins), whose amino-acid sequence MATRRPDPFIEHLLELMGPLAARIGPVTAKRMFGGHGLFYDGLMFALVSDGTCYLKADDATLAKFEAEGSEPFRYQSAKRVVTMRHYLSLPPAALESPAAMTPWAKLAVEAALRLGNQAG is encoded by the coding sequence ATGGCCACGCGCCGCCCGGATCCCTTCATCGAACACCTGCTCGAACTGATGGGCCCGCTGGCGGCGCGCATCGGGCCTGTCACGGCGAAGCGGATGTTCGGCGGGCACGGGCTGTTCTATGACGGGCTGATGTTTGCACTGGTGTCGGATGGCACTTGCTACCTGAAGGCCGATGACGCGACGCTGGCGAAGTTCGAGGCCGAGGGCAGCGAGCCGTTCCGCTACCAGTCGGCGAAGCGCGTGGTCACCATGCGGCACTACCTGAGCCTGCCGCCCGCGGCGCTGGAATCGCCGGCGGCGATGACGCCGTGGGCGAAGCTGGCGGTGGAGGCGGCGCTGCGGTTGGGGAACCAGGCCGGCTGA
- a CDS encoding hypothetical protein (K09122: K09122; hypothetical protein), with protein MVTATFRFYEELNDFLAPDQRRRDLPCACARAATVKHMIEALGVPHTEVELILVNGESSGFERLLQDGDRVSVYPKFERLDVSPLLRVREQPLRVMCFVADAHLGGLAHLLRMTGFDTLYDNHFEDSEIERIAVDEGRVVLTRDRELLKRRGITHGCYVRAIKSRQQVREIFARLDLARSARPFSLCLDCNAPLRTLDATAAAGRVPDGVLERHRSFSTCDHCRRVFWEGSHWRCMRALVDELVQGG; from the coding sequence ATGGTCACCGCCACCTTCCGCTTCTACGAGGAACTGAACGACTTCCTCGCGCCGGACCAGCGCCGGCGTGACCTCCCCTGCGCCTGCGCACGCGCCGCCACCGTCAAGCACATGATCGAAGCACTGGGCGTGCCGCACACCGAGGTCGAGCTGATCCTGGTCAACGGCGAATCCTCCGGCTTCGAGCGGCTGCTGCAAGACGGCGACCGCGTCTCCGTCTATCCCAAGTTCGAACGCCTCGACGTCTCGCCGCTGCTGCGGGTCCGCGAGCAGCCGCTGCGCGTGATGTGCTTTGTCGCCGATGCCCACCTGGGCGGACTGGCGCACCTGCTGCGCATGACCGGCTTCGACACCCTCTACGACAACCACTTCGAAGACAGCGAGATCGAGCGCATCGCCGTCGACGAAGGCCGCGTCGTGCTGACGCGCGACCGCGAGCTGCTCAAGCGCCGCGGCATCACACACGGCTGCTATGTGCGCGCGATCAAATCCAGGCAGCAGGTGCGCGAGATCTTTGCGCGGCTGGACCTGGCGCGCAGCGCGCGGCCGTTCTCGCTGTGCCTGGACTGCAACGCGCCGCTGCGCACGCTCGATGCCACCGCCGCCGCGGGACGCGTGCCGGATGGCGTGCTCGAGCGCCATCGCAGCTTTTCCACCTGCGACCACTGCCGGCGCGTGTTCTGGGAGGGCTCGCACTGGCGCTGCATGCGCGCGCTGGTGGACGAGCTGGTGCAGGGGGGCTGA
- a CDS encoding 5-formyltetrahydrofolate cyclo-ligase (K01934: E6.3.3.2; 5-formyltetrahydrofolate cyclo-ligase [EC:6.3.3.2]), translating to MSSTPAIPSPDAADGDRRALRSRLLALRAGLASRAEADARIAAALAKLLAGLAVRCLGFYWPIQQEFDARDAVARWLAAVPGRQAALPAVSRPGAPLDFHLWAPDTPMATGHYGIPVPDGTEAVTPDALVIPCVGFSPDKFRLGYGGGFYDRTLAAMPQRPVAIGIGYESCRIALLAQPHDIAMDWIVTETGTF from the coding sequence CTTCCCCGGACGCCGCCGACGGCGACCGCCGCGCGCTGCGCTCGCGGCTGCTGGCCCTGCGCGCCGGCCTGGCGTCGCGCGCCGAGGCCGATGCCCGCATCGCCGCCGCGCTGGCCAAACTGCTGGCCGGGCTGGCCGTGCGCTGCCTGGGCTTCTACTGGCCGATCCAGCAGGAATTCGACGCCCGCGACGCCGTCGCGCGCTGGCTCGCCGCCGTACCGGGCCGCCAGGCCGCCCTGCCCGCGGTCAGCCGCCCGGGCGCGCCGCTGGACTTCCACCTGTGGGCGCCCGATACGCCGATGGCCACCGGCCACTACGGCATCCCGGTGCCCGACGGCACCGAGGCCGTGACGCCCGATGCGCTGGTCATTCCCTGTGTCGGTTTCAGCCCGGACAAGTTCCGCCTGGGCTACGGCGGCGGCTTCTACGACCGCACGCTGGCGGCCATGCCGCAGCGTCCGGTGGCGATCGGCATCGGCTACGAGTCCTGCCGCATCGCGCTGCTGGCGCAGCCGCATGACATCGCGATGGACTGGATCGTGACGGAAACGGGGACGTTCTAG